From Citricoccus sp. SGAir0253, a single genomic window includes:
- a CDS encoding sarcosine oxidase subunit gamma, protein MAENTLTAEKVQTTRDATPAPAPRGAATGRRQSPAAHLAAEMAGLGERSEGAVALQELAFAVQAGLRARPGTPSAEALEKVLGLPLPTGVGQVSGDPLGQHVVWMSPDEFLAVDVSREQAPGDTDALEQALEGLPGQAVDLSANRTILELTGPRARQVLEKGCHVDLHPRAFAVGTAVVTQLGPVPVVLHRYAEGGFRVYPRASFADYLVRWILDASEEYCHEEVL, encoded by the coding sequence ATGGCTGAGAACACCCTGACCGCTGAGAAGGTGCAGACCACGCGGGACGCCACGCCGGCTCCTGCCCCCCGCGGCGCGGCCACCGGCCGCCGCCAGTCCCCGGCGGCCCACCTGGCCGCCGAGATGGCGGGCCTGGGCGAGCGCTCCGAGGGCGCCGTGGCGCTGCAGGAACTCGCGTTCGCCGTCCAGGCCGGCCTGCGGGCCCGGCCGGGCACGCCGTCCGCCGAGGCCCTGGAGAAGGTGCTCGGGCTGCCGCTGCCCACCGGCGTCGGCCAGGTCTCGGGCGACCCGCTCGGCCAGCACGTGGTGTGGATGTCCCCGGACGAGTTCCTCGCCGTGGACGTCTCCCGCGAGCAGGCCCCCGGGGACACCGACGCCCTGGAGCAGGCCCTCGAGGGGCTGCCGGGCCAGGCCGTGGACCTGTCCGCCAACCGCACCATCCTCGAGCTGACGGGCCCGCGGGCCCGCCAGGTCCTGGAGAAGGGCTGCCACGTGGACCTGCACCCGCGGGCCTTCGCGGTCGGCACGGCCGTCGTCACCCAGCTCGGCCCGGTGCCGGTGGTCCTGCACCGCTACGCCGAGGGTGGATTCCGCGTCTACCCCCGTGCGTCCTTCGCGGACTACCTCGTACGCTGGATCCTGGACGCGAGCGAGGAGTACT